In the Breoghania sp. genome, ATACGTTCCGCGTGGAGCTTGCGCGCAGCGGCCATGTGCTGGAATGCGCGCCGGACATGACCATCCTGAACGCGGCGCGCGCGGCGGGCCTCAAGCTGCCATCCTCCTGCGCGCGTGGGCTATGTGGAAGCTGCAAGAGCCACATGATCTCCGGTTCGGTGGACATGAAGCATGGCGGCGGCATCCGCCAGCGCGAGATCGATCAGGGCCAGGTCCTGCTGTGCTGTTCCCGCCCGACCTCCGATGTGGTGATCGACCGATAAAGGGCAGGGCGCGGAAGCGGTGCGGCCAGCCGATCCTTCGCGACGCGCCCTGCGCGCGCCACGCGAAGGGTTACAGGAGGGAGGGCCTGTCCCGCGCCGCTTTTGACCTCCCGCACACCTCTTCCCAAACAAAAAGACCGGGCGCACGGGGCGCCCGGTCCTGTCATTGCCTGAAAAGGCTCAGCCGAAGTCCGGCTTACTTCGCGGCGGCGCGCGCAGCTTCCAGCCAGCCGTCGACGGCAGCCTTGTTGGCTTCGATCCACGCGGCGGCCTGAGCCTTCACGTCGTCGTCGCCATCGTTCATCGCGGAGTTCTGCGCGTAGATGTCCGAGAGCGGAATCTTGACTTCCTCAAGCAGCTTCTTCGCGGCCGGGTTGGCCTTCAGGAACTCGGAATTCGCGACCGGCACGATGTCGTTGGCCTGGAAGCCCATGGTGCAGGGGTCGGCGACGCAGGTTTCGAGGCCGACAGCCGGTTCCGGCATCTCGATGCTGTCGTCGGTGGTGGCCTCGATCCACATCACGTCCTTGCCCGGGGACAGCTCGTTCACCGTCCAGTTCGGCGTCCAGGTGTAGAACAGCACGTGCTCACCGGCCTGATAGGCGGCGATGGCATCAGCCATGGAGGCGGAGTAACCGGCCTTGATCTGGTTGATGTCGTCGGTCAGCTTGAGCTTGTCGAGCGTCTCGGAGATACGCACCTCGCAGCCCCAGCCCGGGGGGCAGGCCACGAGGTCGGCCTTGCCGTCGCCATTGCGGTCGAACGCCTTCTTGACGTCGTCGCGCTTGAAGTCCTCAAGCGACTTGATGCCGAATTCGTCGATCGCCTTCTTGTCGACGAGGTAACCCTGCAAAGCACCGCCCTTGGCGACCGCGCCGACGATCTCGGCCCCCTGGTCGATGGTGTCCTTGTAGGTCTCATGCAGCGGGAACCAGCCGTTCACCCACAGGTCCATGTCGCCCTGGGCGACGGACTGGTAGAAGGCGGGCGCGTCGAGCGTGGTCGGGCCCTTCACGTCGTAGCCGAGCTTCTGAAGGAGCTGGCTGTAGATCTCGGCGTGGAACCAGCCGGTATCCCAGGTCGCCTGAGACATCTTCACGGTGACACCATCGCCGGGCTCTTCGGCCATGGCAGCCATCGGCGAAAGGCCGGCCGCGATCACGGCCACGGCTGTCAGGGAACGCATTAGATGACGCATATGTCTCTCCGTCTTTGGAATGGGAATGCGGGGCCGGACCCTCCCACGGATACACGGCCCTCGGTGTGCCGGGCGCAAGGGCCCGGCGGAAGACGGCCCTTAGGCCGCCTTGTCCTGTGGCGCCGCGGCCCCGGCTGTCGCCGAAGGTGCAGCTTCCGTGTTCTGGCCCCGGAAGAAGGACATCAGCGCATCGCGCAGCGACGAGCCGCCTGTCCGCGGTTCCGCCAAACCCTGGGTAATGCGGTCCAGAATGATGGCCAGAATGACGATGCCAACGCCGCCGGACATGGCCTGTCCGACATTCAGACGGCCCAGGCCGGTATTGACGACGAGGCCAAGTCCGCCCGCGCCGATAAGCGCGGCAATGACGACCATGGACAGCGCCAGCATGAGGGTCTGGTTGAGACCGGCCATGATGGTGCGCATGGCGAGCGGGATCTGCACTTCCCACAGCATCTGCCATGAGGTGGATCCGAAGGCTTCCGCCGCCTCGATCAGGTCGGCGCGCACGTTGCGGATGCCGAGATTGGTCATGCGGATGATGGGCGGCAGGGCGAAGATGATGGTCGCGATGATGCCCGGCGTCATGCCGACGCCGAAGAGCATGACGATTGGCACCAGATAGACGAAACTCGGGACCGTCTGCATGACGTCGAGGATCGGGCGCACGATCTTCCACGCAAGGTCATTGCGCGCGACCAGAATGCCCACCGGAATGCCGATGACCGTACAGAACAGCACTGAGGTGATGATCATCGAAAGCGTCGTCATGGTTTCCGGCCACAGGCCGATCATGTCGACGAAGGCCAGGCCGATAATGGCGAGGATCGCCATGTTGCGGCTGACGATGCGCCAGGCCAGGAGGGCGAAGACCGCGGTGACGACGACCATCGGCACCCACGACAGAAAGGCGTCGAGGGTGTTCAGAACCTCGGTGACCGGCACCTGAAGAGCGCGGAAGAACGGGCGGAAGTACGGGACCAGGAAGCCACGCACGAACGTGTTCATCCAGTCGTCGAACGGAATGGTGACGAGATCGTGGGGACTGATCATCACGCCCTCCCTTCTTCTTTTTCGGTTTCGCCTGCATCGGCGAGGGTGGTCGCTTGGGGAGCCGCAGTCTCTGCGGATCCTGCATCGTCCGTTTCTTCTTCTGCCGGATCCTCATCGGGGATCAGGTGCTCGAAGATGGATTCAGGTGCGATCACGCCCAGCAGGCGCCCCTTCTCGTCGGTCACTGCAACGGGCACACCGCTCTGGGCGGCGGAGAACAGCTCGTTCAGATAGACGTCCTCGTTCACCGAAGGCGGCTCGGCCTGCATCAGTTTGCGGACCGGGGTATTCGGATCGACCGAGCTTGCGTCGTGGCGTGTGACGAAGCCGATGGCCTTGCCCTTCTGCACCACGTGGATGGTCTCGATCTCGTTCGAATCCATGACCTTCAGAACATCTGCGGCGGTCGCCGTGTAGGGAACCTGGGAGGCTTCCTGCAGAATGTCGGAGGCGGTGTAGACGCGACTGCGATCGATGTCGGCCACGAAGGCGCGGACATAATCGTCGGCGGGCTCGGAAACGATATCCTGCGCGGTGCCGACCTGCACGAAGGAGCCGTCCTTCATGATCGCGATGCGATCCCCCAGAAGCAGCGCCTCGTTGAGATCGTGCGTGATGAAGATGATGGTCTTCTTGAGTTCCTTCTGAAGAACGACCAGCTCTTCCTGCATCTCCCGGCGGATCAGCGGATCGAGCGCCCCGAAGGGTTCGTCCATGAGAAGGATCTCAGGATCGGTTGCCAGTCCGCGGGCCAGACCCACGCGCTGCTGCATGCCGCCGGAAAGTTGCGAAGGCAGGCTGTCGGCGTGATCCTGAAGGCCGACCTTGGCGAGCGCGTTGATCGCCGTCTGGCGACGCTCGTCCTTGCCGGCGCCCTTGACCTTCAACCCGTAGGCGACGTTTTCGCCGACGGTCTTGTGCGGAAACAGGGCGAAATGCTGGAAGACCATGGTGATCTTGCGGCGACGAATGTCGCGAAGGCGGGATTTGCCGCAGGACGCGATGTCGTCTTTGTCGATCCAGATTTCACCAGATGTCGGCGGAATGAGGCCGTTGAGCATGCGCACCAGGGTGGACTTGCCTGACCCCGAAAGGCCCATGATGACGAAGATCTCGCCTTCCTGAACCTCGAAGCTGACATCGTTGACGCCAACGACAACACCGGTTTCGCGAAAAATATGTTCTTTCGATTCACCGCGTTGGAGGCGCTTTAACCCCTCACCCTTCGGGTCGTTGAAGAGCTTGGAGAGTTTTTTGACGATCAGTTTTACACTCATGTGATCTTAGTAGCCTGCCTGAACAGAAATTGAAACCATAGAGAAGGTTTCTTCGACGGCAAATTCGGTGTCATATCGCCAGACTGTCGAGCCTTGTATGGCGATTGAATCCCCGTGAATCCGCGTGATACGTGTCGGGAAAGAGAAAATACTGATTTATCGTCTCGTATATCTTTGGAAATATCGAGGAGGGTGTTTTTTTCATTATTTTTACTTTCTTCCTGAGTGTCTTGATGCACATTGGGGTGGAGCTGCGAACAAGAAAATGCACCCGTTACCGTATTCCGCATGTTTAACAGGAGGCGATCTGCCGAGCGCCCGTTCCAAAGACCTGCCTTGCGCGCCAGATGCTTCGGTTTTGTGCGATTGTACAAAGCAACATTTCCCGGTATCTCCGGCGAGTACAGGATCGGTGTTGCCGCAAGGATACTGTGTCGGCGGCCCGCGGCTGACAATCCTGGCCTGCACATGCGCACATGAACGCCAACAGAGCCGTCAGGATCTGTGGCATTCGATATTTCAGCATTTCTTTCTCTTGCCCCAGCCTTGTCTCACACCCCTTTGACAGGGGCGCGCTCAGGCGTCGGGAAAACCGGATGTGATTTGCCGGATCCTTTTCGCCTTCATTGCCCAAACGCCCTCAGCGGGCATCCGGTTCCCAAAAAAGTCAAAAAAAAGGCAACGGTGCGCAGATGGCCCCTGACCATGCAGATGGCATGGGGGCTCGGGGCTTTCCGACGGCAAGACGCAGCCGTCAGACCGCAGCGCGCGATCGGGCAGCAGGAGAAGCGGGGGGAGGGGCGGTGCGGCTCAGCTTGCGGCGTGGGGGAAATGGATTTGTGCGGCAGCGCGGATCACGAGCGGATTGAGGGTGCTGTCGTCGGCTGCGAGGATCTCGGCAAGCTGCCGGCGCATGCGCGGATCCCAGAACTTGTTGATATGGGCCGCGACGCCCGCGGCCTGGTCTTCGCTCGGCTGGGTTTCGAAGAAGGTGGCGATCTGGTTGGCCTGATAGACGAGCTTTGTTGCCGACATACCGGTCTTTCTCCCTCGATGGGGCGTCTTGTCATGATCCCGGACCCGCATGCCCGGCCCTGGCTGGGCGGGGGCGCGATTTCCGGGAAATGAAAGGCGGCGGAACGGTGCCCCGACGCCTGTTCATGTCAGCACACCTATTCGGCGGCATCCAGCGTGTGGGTGATGCGGCGGGCCTTGCGGGCCTGCTCCTCATATTCCACCTGCCAGTCGCTCGGGCCGTTGGAAAGCGAGATCTGCACCGCTGTGACCTTGTATTCCGGGCAGTTGGTGGCCCAGTCGGAATAGTCGGTGGTCACCACGTTCGCCTGTGTGGCCGGGTGATGGAAGGTGGTGTAGACCACGCCCGCGGCGACCCGGTCGGTGATGAGCGCGCGCAGGCTCGTCTCGCCGGAGCGGCTCGCGATGCGCACCCAGTCGCCATCCTTCACGCCGCGCATTTCCGCGTCGATCGGATTGATCTCCAACCGGTCCTCGTCGTGCCAGACCCCGTTCTCCGTGCGTCGGGTCTGCGCGCCGACATTGTACTGGGAGAGAATGCGTCCGGTGGTGAGAAGCAGCGGGAAGCGCGGGCCCGTGCGCTCGTCGGTTGCCACATATTCGGTGCGGATGAACTTGCCCTTGCCGCGCACGAACCCGTCCACATGCATGACCGGTGTGCCTTCCGGGGCCGCGTCGTTGCAGGGCCATTGCACCGAGCCGCGTTCATCCAGCATCTCGTAGGTCACATTGGCAAAGCCAGGCGTGGTCGCGGCGATCTCGGCCATGATCTCGCTGGGGTGGCTGTAGGACCAGTTCGCGCCCATGGCGTTGGCGACGAGTTGGGTCACCTCCCAGTCGGCATAGCCCGCCTTCGGGCTCATCACCTTGCGCACCCGATTGATGCGGCGTTCCGCATTGGTGAAGGTGCCGTTCTTTTCCAGGAAGGTGGAGCCGGGCAGGAAGACATGGGCGTGGTTTGCGGTCTCGTTCAAGAAGAGATCGTGGACGACGACGCATTCCATCGCCGCCAGCCCCGCCGCGACATGGTGGGTATCGGGATCGGACTGGAGAATGTCCTCGCCCTGAATGTAGATGCCCTTGAAGGAGCCATCGACCGCCGCATCCAGCATGTTGTTGATGCGAAGCCCCGGTTCCTTGTCGAGAGTGACGCCCCATACGTCCTCGAAGGTTTCGCGCACGGCGTCGATGGAGACATGGCGATAGCCCGGCAATTCATGCGGGAAGGAGCCCATGTCGCAGGAGCCCTGCACGTTGTTCTGGCCGCGCAACGGGTTCACGCCCACACCGGGCCGCCCGATATTGCCGGTCGCCATGGCGAGGTTCGCAATCGCCATCACGGCGGTGGAGCCCTGGCTGTGCTCGGTCACGCCGAGGCCGTAATAGATCGCGCCATTGCCGCCGGTGGCAAAGAGCCGTGCGGCGGCCCGGATTTCTTCAGCCGGAACGCCGGAGAGCTTCGCCACCTCTTCGGGGCTGTGGGCCGGGTCGGCGACGAAATCCGCCCAGTCCTGGAACTCGTCCCAGTCGCAGCGCGCGCGGATAAAGGCCTCGTCGTAGAGCTTCTCGGTGACGATGACATGGGCAAGCGAGGTGAGCACGGCCACGTTGGTGCCCGGGCGCAACGCCAGGTGATGGGCCGCCTCGATATGAGGGCTTCTGACCAGGTCGATGCGGCGCGGATCGATGACGATGAGCTTCGCGCCCGCGCGCAGCCGCTTTTTCAGCCGGGCGCCGAAGACCGGGTGACCATCGGTGGGGTTGGCGCCGATCACCAGCACCACGTCGGAGTGTTCCACGCTGTCGAAATTCTGTGTGCCCGCCGACGTGCCGAAGGTCTGGCCGAGGCCGTAGCCGGTGGGCGAATGGCAGACACGGGCGCAGGTGTCGGTGTTGTTGTTGCCGAAGACCGCGCGCGCCAGCTTCTGCACGAGGTAGGTCTCCTCGTTGGTACAGCGCGAGGAGGTGATCACGCCGATGCTCTCGCGGCCATATTGGTATTGCAGGCGGCGGAACTCGTTCGCCATGTGGGTGAGGGCTTCTTCCCACGAGACCTCGCGCCAGGGATCGGAAGTCTTTTCGCGGATCATTGGGTTGAGGATGCGGTCGCCATGGTTGGCGTAGCCATAGGCGAAGCGGCCCTTCACGCAGGAATGTCCGCGATTGGCCTCGCCGGCCTTGTAGGGAACCATGCGCACCAGTTCCTCGCCACGCATCTCCGCCTTGAAGGAGCAGCCCACCCCGCAATAGGCGCAGGTGGTGACGACGGAGTGTTCCGGCTGGCCGATCTCGATGATCGATTTTTCCTGCAGGGTCCCGGTGGGGCAAGCCTGAACGCAGGCGCCGCAGGAGACGCATTCGGAGCCGAGGAAGCTCTCGTGCATGCCGGGGGAAACGCGGGAGTCAAAGCCGCGGCCCTCAATGGTCAGCGCGAAAGTGCCCTGAACCTCCTCGCAGGCCCGCACGCAGCGCGAACACACGATGCACTTGGACGGGTCGTAGGTGAAATAGGGGTTGCTCTCGTCCTTCGGCATCCAGCGGAAATTGTCGCTGCCGTCGCTTTCGCGCGCAAAGACATGGTTTGCGCCTTTCTGTCCGAAGCGTACGTCGCGCAGCCCCACCGCGCCCGCCATGTCCTGCAATTCGCAATCGCCATTGGCGGCGCAGGTCAGGCAGTCGAGCGGATGATCGGAGATATAGAGCTCCATCACCGAGCGGCGCAGTTTCTTCAGCCTGTCGGTCTGGGTATGAACCACCATGCCGGGGGAAACGGGCGTGGTGCAGGAGGATGGTGTGCCGCGACGCCCGTCGATCTCGACAAGGCACAGGCGGCAGGAGCCGAAGGACTGCACCATGTCGGTGGCGCAAAGGCGCGGGATCTCGATGCCGGCCTCGGAGGCGGCGCGCATCACGGAGGTGCCCTCGGGAACGGTGATCTCGAACCCGTCGACGGTCAGTGAGACGGTCTTGTCGGACTTGACCTCGGGCGTGCCGAAGTTCTTTTCCTTGATGAGGTCCATGGTCTTGCTCATTCCGCCGCCTCCTGAATCGAACGGGGACGGAAGTCCTCCGGGAAATCGTTGATCGCGCTCTTCACGGGGAAGGACGTGAAGCCTCCCAGAGCGCAGAGGGAGCCCAGCCTGAGCGTCTGGCAAAGCTCCAGCGCCAGCTCGATATTGCCCTCGACATCCTCCCCGGCGGCCACGCGGTCCAGAACCTCCATGCCGCGAATGGGGCCGATGCGGCAGGGCGTGCACTTGCCGCAGGATTCGATGGCGCAGAATTCAAATGCGAAACGTGCCTGTTTCAGCATGTCGACCGTATCGTCAAAGACGACGATGCCCGCATGCCCGATCAGGCCGTCGGCCTCGGTGAAGGATTCATAATCGAAAATCGTGTCGAACTTGGAGGTCGGGAAATAGGCGCCCAGCGGCCCGCCAACCTGCACTGCGCGGACCGGGCGACCCGTTGCCGTGCCGCCGCCGATATCCTCGACCAGCTCGCGCAGCGGCAGGCCGAACGCGGTCTCGAACAGCCCGCCATGGCGCACATTGCCCGTGATCTGGACGGCGATGGTGCCGTGGGATTTGCCGACGCCGAAATCGCGGTAGAAC is a window encoding:
- the proX gene encoding glycine betaine/L-proline ABC transporter substrate-binding protein ProX, which produces MRHLMRSLTAVAVIAAGLSPMAAMAEEPGDGVTVKMSQATWDTGWFHAEIYSQLLQKLGYDVKGPTTLDAPAFYQSVAQGDMDLWVNGWFPLHETYKDTIDQGAEIVGAVAKGGALQGYLVDKKAIDEFGIKSLEDFKRDDVKKAFDRNGDGKADLVACPPGWGCEVRISETLDKLKLTDDINQIKAGYSASMADAIAAYQAGEHVLFYTWTPNWTVNELSPGKDVMWIEATTDDSIEMPEPAVGLETCVADPCTMGFQANDIVPVANSEFLKANPAAKKLLEEVKIPLSDIYAQNSAMNDGDDDVKAQAAAWIEANKAAVDGWLEAARAAAK
- the fdhF gene encoding formate dehydrogenase subunit alpha, producing MDLIKEKNFGTPEVKSDKTVSLTVDGFEITVPEGTSVMRAASEAGIEIPRLCATDMVQSFGSCRLCLVEIDGRRGTPSSCTTPVSPGMVVHTQTDRLKKLRRSVMELYISDHPLDCLTCAANGDCELQDMAGAVGLRDVRFGQKGANHVFARESDGSDNFRWMPKDESNPYFTYDPSKCIVCSRCVRACEEVQGTFALTIEGRGFDSRVSPGMHESFLGSECVSCGACVQACPTGTLQEKSIIEIGQPEHSVVTTCAYCGVGCSFKAEMRGEELVRMVPYKAGEANRGHSCVKGRFAYGYANHGDRILNPMIREKTSDPWREVSWEEALTHMANEFRRLQYQYGRESIGVITSSRCTNEETYLVQKLARAVFGNNNTDTCARVCHSPTGYGLGQTFGTSAGTQNFDSVEHSDVVLVIGANPTDGHPVFGARLKKRLRAGAKLIVIDPRRIDLVRSPHIEAAHHLALRPGTNVAVLTSLAHVIVTEKLYDEAFIRARCDWDEFQDWADFVADPAHSPEEVAKLSGVPAEEIRAAARLFATGGNGAIYYGLGVTEHSQGSTAVMAIANLAMATGNIGRPGVGVNPLRGQNNVQGSCDMGSFPHELPGYRHVSIDAVRETFEDVWGVTLDKEPGLRINNMLDAAVDGSFKGIYIQGEDILQSDPDTHHVAAGLAAMECVVVHDLFLNETANHAHVFLPGSTFLEKNGTFTNAERRINRVRKVMSPKAGYADWEVTQLVANAMGANWSYSHPSEIMAEIAATTPGFANVTYEMLDERGSVQWPCNDAAPEGTPVMHVDGFVRGKGKFIRTEYVATDERTGPRFPLLLTTGRILSQYNVGAQTRRTENGVWHDEDRLEINPIDAEMRGVKDGDWVRIASRSGETSLRALITDRVAAGVVYTTFHHPATQANVVTTDYSDWATNCPEYKVTAVQISLSNGPSDWQVEYEEQARKARRITHTLDAAE
- a CDS encoding glycine betaine/L-proline ABC transporter ATP-binding protein, encoding MSVKLIVKKLSKLFNDPKGEGLKRLQRGESKEHIFRETGVVVGVNDVSFEVQEGEIFVIMGLSGSGKSTLVRMLNGLIPPTSGEIWIDKDDIASCGKSRLRDIRRRKITMVFQHFALFPHKTVGENVAYGLKVKGAGKDERRQTAINALAKVGLQDHADSLPSQLSGGMQQRVGLARGLATDPEILLMDEPFGALDPLIRREMQEELVVLQKELKKTIIFITHDLNEALLLGDRIAIMKDGSFVQVGTAQDIVSEPADDYVRAFVADIDRSRVYTASDILQEASQVPYTATAADVLKVMDSNEIETIHVVQKGKAIGFVTRHDASSVDPNTPVRKLMQAEPPSVNEDVYLNELFSAAQSGVPVAVTDEKGRLLGVIAPESIFEHLIPDEDPAEEETDDAGSAETAAPQATTLADAGETEKEEGRA
- a CDS encoding formate dehydrogenase subunit delta; amino-acid sequence: MSATKLVYQANQIATFFETQPSEDQAAGVAAHINKFWDPRMRRQLAEILAADDSTLNPLVIRAAAQIHFPHAAS
- a CDS encoding proline/glycine betaine ABC transporter permease, with amino-acid sequence MISPHDLVTIPFDDWMNTFVRGFLVPYFRPFFRALQVPVTEVLNTLDAFLSWVPMVVVTAVFALLAWRIVSRNMAILAIIGLAFVDMIGLWPETMTTLSMIITSVLFCTVIGIPVGILVARNDLAWKIVRPILDVMQTVPSFVYLVPIVMLFGVGMTPGIIATIIFALPPIIRMTNLGIRNVRADLIEAAEAFGSTSWQMLWEVQIPLAMRTIMAGLNQTLMLALSMVVIAALIGAGGLGLVVNTGLGRLNVGQAMSGGVGIVILAIILDRITQGLAEPRTGGSSLRDALMSFFRGQNTEAAPSATAGAAAPQDKAA